One genomic region from Argentina anserina chromosome 2, drPotAnse1.1, whole genome shotgun sequence encodes:
- the LOC126784633 gene encoding magnesium dechelatase SGRL, chloroplastic, with protein sequence MACHCAYHPFPPSPLMSSNTNKTSNLVIASSKKPNSVLLSAISHNRESYSTFVSEAVGLLGPAKFDASKLKVEFMGEEMNNYVGIIPRTYILSHCDFTANLTLTISNVINLEQLKGWYNKDDVVAEWKRVNGEMCLHIHCYVSGPNLLLDLAAEFRYHIFSKEMPLVLKAVLHGDSPLFREHPELLDALVRVYFHSSLKKYNRIECWGPLKDAVEERPRDHTQGAIASIDPLHPPDKWARPRSLFQVLFAFLL encoded by the exons ATGGCCTGTCATTGTGCTTATCATCCATTTCCACCATCACCATTGATGAGCTCCAACACCAACAAGACCAGCAATCTTGTTATTGCTTCATCAAAAAAACCCAATTCTGTTTTGCTATCTGCCATCAGCCACAATAGAGAGTCTTACAGTACCTTTGTTTCTGAG GCTGTTGGTCTTTTGGGTCCAGCAAAATTCGACGCTTCAAAGCTAAAGGTCGAGTTTATGGGAGAAGAGATGAACAACTATGTTGGGATCATCCCAAGAACTTACATCCTATCTCATTGTGACTTCACAGCTAACTTGACCTTAACAATCTCCAATGTCATCAACCTTGAACAG TTAAAAGGATGGTACAACAAGGATGATGTTGTTGCAGAGTGGAAAAGGGTGAATGGTGAAATGTGTCTGCATATCCATTGCTATGTGAGCGGTCCCAATCTCTTGCTAGACCTGGCAGCGGAGTTCAGATATCACATATTTTCAAAAGAAATGCCTCTG GTACTGAAAGCTGTGTTACATGGAGACTCACCACTCTTCAGAGAGCATCCAGAGCTACTTGATGCTTTAGTTCGGGTTTATTTTCATTCTAGTTTGAAGAAGTACAACAGAATTGAATGTTGGGGTCCTCTCAAGGATGCTGTAGAG GAAAGACCAAGGGATCACACTCAAGGAGCAATTGCATCTATTGATCCCCTCCATCCTCCAGACAAGTGGGCAAGGCCAAGATCCTTATTCCAAGTTCTATTTGCGTTCCTTCTTTAA
- the LOC126782954 gene encoding LOW QUALITY PROTEIN: disease resistance protein RUN1-like (The sequence of the model RefSeq protein was modified relative to this genomic sequence to represent the inferred CDS: inserted 1 base in 1 codon; deleted 1 base in 1 codon): MGRSKAAIFEADPIPTWNSHETLQVGSVEISSQTTSPSFSSSTPRWKYDVFLSFRGDDTRKTFTDHLYSALEHQGIITFRDDPELQKGKVISPAFLVFTMIEESKFSLIVLSQNYASSTWCLDELVRILECMKAREMVLPIFYNVDPSDVRKQMGSFGEAFVRHEERFRDDKEKVQRWRYALTELASISGWNAKEWYESKLISNIVEVIWKKLRPTSFNGAENLVGIDSRLQQVNLLLGVGLNDVRFIGIWGMGGIGKTTVVRLVYERIAHEFEFSFLLTDVRNSVEKNGLLNLQKQLLSGIWTKMADISDLHEGATIIRRLLCHKKVLLILDNVNHSSHLKYLAGNQEWFGSGSRVLITTRDEHLLIEHGVERRLKAEVLNGTDSLQLLSRKAFKRDYPEEAFLGLTEPVINYAKGLPLALEVLGSFLHGRDVIEWKSALRKLGRVGNLEIFDVLKISYNDLDSEEKKIFLXVACFFNGHEKDRVTDVLSSCDVSAIIGIKVLIERSLLTLSNGRLWMHDLLREMGHEIVHLESPNEPGRCSRLWLLEDIKHVLTKNTGTETIEGIYVDSTESGIEVDVTPKSILMMNRLRFLKIKNGNLPKGLDYLPNSLRILDWMGYPSKSLPSHFNPQKLLELSLRHSCIKHVRVGTEPLYNLKSIDLSHSLNLVNTPNFKGVPHLEVLFLEGCIRLYEVDPTIGVLERLTVLNLKDCKNLACLPSSVGGLKSLKDLNLSGCSKLDKLPDELGHVACLTKLDVSGSGIREVPPSIGLLKNLKELSLAGCKAKSPKSWNMMFNPFQLFQKRSPSLAGLSLACLSGLHSLTELNLSDCNLSEEAIPSDFGGLASLRLLDLSENQFVELPESISQLASLRCLNLSKNQLVKLPDSISQLSRLRYLHLNWCHNLQTLPDLPSHLRLHLSNCISLDTLPNKKGECNPVLEARCVNCFKMVENETCRNIALSLLTRYLKLRRFEDQTFDFIAPGNEIPEWYGYQSAGSSLTVELHPGWFTKKFMGFALCVVFKPVKPLPSWLNWSISCRLKVNEQFLGGFGILFWEKTGQPALDHIWLTYLHRDRYCYRHYPQHEWQDIHYQLVFSFLSSSRGGIFDEEIVQVKKCGVRMVYEEDAEELWQRVLKQSNVGINTKRSLEHFDDDDDDGASSSSATQARPKRFKQLH, from the exons ATGGGTAGATCAAAAGCTGCTATATTTGAAGCCGATCCCATCCCGACTTGGAATTCCCACGAAACTCTG CAAGTAGGTTCAGTGGAAATTAGCAGTCAAACAACCTCtccatctttctcttcttcaacCCCTCGGTGGAAATATGATGTCTTTCTGAGTTTTAGAGGTGATGACACCCGCAAGACTTTTACAGACCACTTATACTCTGCATTGGAACACCAAGGAATCATAACTTTTAGGGATGATCCTGAACTTCAAAAAGGGAAGGTTATTTCTCCAGca tttttagtttttactaTGAttgaagaatcaaaattttctctCATTGTTCTCTCACAAAATTATGCATCGTCAACATGGTGCTTGGATGAACTTGTAAGAATTCTTGAATGCATGAAAGCAAGAGAAATGGTGCTGCCCATTTTCTACAATGTCGATCCCTCTGATGTTAGAAAGCAAATGGGAAGTTTTGGAGAAGCCTTCGTACGTCACGAAGAAAGGTTTAGGGATGACAAAGAGAAAGTGCAAAGGTGGAGATATGCTTTAACAGAACTGGCAAGTATCTCTGGGTGGAATGCAAAGGAATG GTATGAATCAAAGCTCATTTCAAATATAGTTGAAGTTATATGGAAAAAATTGCGACCTACATCATTCAATGGTGCAGAAAATCTAGTTGGGATTGATTCAAGATTGCAGCAAGTCAATTTGCTTTTAGGCGTAGGGCTGAATGACGTCCGCTTCATTGGCATATGGGGAATGGGCGGCATTGGTAAGACAACTGTGGTAAGACTGGTGTATGAGAGAATCGCTCACGAATTTGAATTTAGTTTCCTTCTCACTGATGTAAGAAACTCCGTTGAAAAAAATGGTCTACTTAATTTACAAAAGCAACTTCTCTCGGGGATTTGGACAAAAATGGCTGATATATCAGATCTTCATGAAGGTGCCACCATTATAAGGAGGTTGCTATGTCACAAAAAAGTTCTTCTCATTCTTGATAATGTCAACCACTCTAGCCATTTAAAATATTTGGCAGGAAACCAAGAGTGGTTTGGTTCAGGGAGTAGAGTTCTTATCACAACTAGGGATGAGCATTTGTTGATTGAACATGGAGTGGAGAGAAGATTGAAGGCCGAAGTTTTAAATGGAACTGATTCTCTTCAGCTTCTTAGCCGTAAGGCATTCAAAAGAGATTATCCTGAAGAAGCTTTTCTTGGTTTGACAGAACCTGTTATAAATTATGCCAAAGGTCTTCCATTAGCTCTTGAAGTACTGGGTTCTTTTTTGCACGGAAGAGATGTGATTGAATGGAAGAGTGCAttgagaaaactgggaagagTTGGCAACTTGGAAATTTTCGACGTGCTTAAGATAAGTTACAATGATCTAGATtctgaagagaagaaaatatttC GCGTAGCATGTTTCTTTAATGGACATGAAAAAGATCGAGTAACAGACGTCCTATCCAGTTGTGATGTTTCTGCAATTATTGGAATAAAAGTCCTCATTGAAAGGTCTCTTTTGACTCTTTCAAATGGAAGACTATGGATGCATGATTTGCTCCGAGAAATGGGTCACGAAATTGTCCACCTGGAATCTCCTAATGAGCCAGGCAGGTGCAGTAGGTTGTGGCTTCTTGAAGACATCAAACACGTCTTGACCAAAAATACT GGAACTGAAACAATAGAAGGCATATATGTGGACTCAACTGAATCAGGAATAGAGGTGGATGTGACCCCGAAATCAATTTTAATGATGAACAGATTGAGATTCTTGAAGATTAAGAATGGAAACCTTCCTAAGGGGCTTGATTATCTTCCCAATAGTTTACGGATTCTTGATTGGATGGGTTATCCGTCAAAATCTCTGCCATCACATTTCAACCCTCAGAAGTTGCTCGAACTTAGTTTGCGTCACAGTTGCATTAAACATGTTCGGGTAGGAACTGAG CCTTTATACAATTTGAAATCCATTGATCTGAGTCACTCTCTGAATCTAGTCAACACTCCAAACTTTAAAGGTGTGCCACATCTCGAGGTTCTGTTTCTTGAAGGTTGTATAAGATTATATGAGGTTGACCCAACAATTGGAGTGCTTGAAAGACTTACTGTGCTGAACTTGAAAGATTGCAAGAATCTTGCGTGTCTTCCAAGCAGTGTAGGTGGCTTAAAATCTCTGAAAGATCTCAATCTTTCTGGTTGTTCAAAGCTTGATAAATTGCCAGATGAGTTGGGCCATGTTGCTTGTTTGACGAAGCTTGATGTCAGTGGAAGTGGCATAAGAGAAGTGCCCCCTTCTATTGGTCTTTTGAAAAACCTCAAAGAACTATCTCTTGCTGGATGTAAAGCAAAGTCACCTAAATCATGGAATATGATGTTCAACCCGTTTCAGTTATTCCAGAAAAGAAGTCCCAGTCTGGCAGGATTATCTCTGGCTTGTTTATCTGGTTTGCATTCATTAACTGAATTGAATCTAAGTGACTGCAATCTCTCTGAAGAAGCAATCCCCAGTGATTTTGGAGGCTTAGcgtcattgagattgttagaTTTGAGTGAAAATCAATTTGTTGAGCTACCTGAGAGCATCAGCCAATTAGCGTCACTGAGATGCTTAAATCTGAGTAAAAACCAGCTTGTTAAACTACCCGACAGCATCAGCCAACTCTCCAGACTTAGATATCTACATTTGAATTGGTGCCACAACCTTCAGACATTACCAGATCTTCCATCTCATCTACGGTTACACCTTAGCAACTGCATATCTTTAGATACATTGCCCAATAAAAAAGGAGAATGCAATCCGGTGCTCGAAGCGAGATGTGTCAACTGTTTCAAAATGGTGGAGAATGAGACTTGCAGGAATATAGCACTTTCATTGCTAACACGCTACCTGAAGTTACGACGTTTTGAAGATCAGACTTTTGACTTCATTGCTCCTGGAAATGAAATTCCGGAGTGGTACGGTTACCAAAGTGCGGGGTCTTCTTTAACTGTAGAGCTGCATCCAGGTTGGTTTACTAAAAAGTTCATGGGATTCGCCTTGTGTGTCGTGTTCAAACCTGTGAAACCACTTCCGTCATGGTTAAATTGGTCCATAAGTTGCAGATTGAAGGTCAATGAACAATTCTTGGGTGGCTTTGGTATACTGTTTTGGGAAAAAACTGGTCAGCCTGCGTTGGATCACATTTGGTTAACCTATTTGCATCGTGATAGATACTGTTATAGACATTACCCCCAACATGAGTGGCAGGATATCCACTATCAGCTTGTATTCTCATTTCTGTCCTCATCCCGGGGCGGAATATTCGATGAGGAAATTGTGCAAGTGAAGAAGTGTGGAGTGCGCATGGTGTATGAGGAAGATGCAGAGGAGCTTTGGCAAAGAGTATTGAAGCAGAGCAACGTTGGTATTAATACCAAGAGAAGCCTTGaacactttgatgatgatgatgatgatggtgcaTCATCTAGTAGTGCAACTCAGGCTCGTCCAAAAAGATTTAAACAACTCCATTGA
- the LOC126783060 gene encoding uncharacterized protein LOC126783060, translating to MANYALIPTGEDEEVDPPLLPSTPKPPRVASLDVFRGLCVFLMMVVDYGGSVIPAIAHSPWTGLHLADFVMPFFLFIAGVSLALVCKRVTNRVEATWKAVFRALKLFLLGVLLQGGYFHGVNSLTYGVDIERIRWFGILQRIAIGYIVAALCEIWLSHRTSRELGSFRSCYWHWCVIFLLSAIYAGLLYGLYVPDWEFKASTPTSLPSSNDSHVYVVKCSLRGDLGPGCNSAGMIDRYIVGVDHLYSKPVYRNLKECNMSTDGRIPESSPSWCHTPFDPEGILSTLTAAVACIIGLQYGHILAHIEDHKGRLNIWSLVSVSMFVLGLFFAFIGIPVNKSLYTISYMLITSASAGMTFCALYLLIDVYHYRCITFVLEWMGIHSLSIFIIVTSNIAVIAIQGFYWTEPENNIVNWIITPFVHK from the exons ATGGCCAATTATGCCCTCATTCCAAccggagaagatgaagaagtagACCCTCCACTCCTCCCCTCCACTCCCAAGCCTCCACGTGTCGCCTCCCTCGACGTCTTCCGCGGCCTCTGCGTCTTC CTGATGATGGTGGTTGATTACGGCGGCTCGGTTATTCCGGCGATCGCTCACTCGCCGTGGACCGGTCTCCATTTGGCTGACTTTGTCATGCCGTTTTTCCTCTTCATTGCCGGAGTTTCTCTCGCTCTGGTCTGCAAG AGAGTGACTAACAGAGTGGAAGCTACATGGAAAGCCGTGTTTCGTGCCCTTAAGCTTTTTCTCTTGGGTGTTCTTCTTCAAG GTGGTTATTTTCATGGAGTGAATTCCTTGACTTATGGAGTTGACATTGAAAGGATACGGTGGTTTGGCATTTTGCAG AGGATAGCAATTGGTTATATTGTTGCCGCTTTATGCGAAATCTGGCTTTCACATCGGACATCGAGGGAACTCGGGTCTTTCAGGAGCTGTTACTGGCACTG GTGTGTCATCTTTTTGTTATCAGCGATATACGCTGGGTTGCTGTATGGTTTGTATGTTCCAGATTGGGAATTCAAAGCATCAACACCTACCTCCTTGCCTTCCTCTAATGATAGTCATGTTTATGTG GTGAAGTGTTCTCTAAGAGGAGATCTTGGACCTGGTTGTAATTCGGCTGGGATGATTGATCGTTACATTGTGGGTGTTGATCATCTATATTCAAAACCCGTTTACAGGAACCTGAAG GAGTGCAATATGTCTACTGATGGTCGCATTCCAGAGAGTTCCCCTTCATGGTGTCACACTCCTTTTGATCCTGAAGGTATATTAAG TACCCTAACAGCAGCAGTGGCTTGCATAATTGGACTCCAGTACGGTCACATTCTTGCACACATAGAG GACCACAAAGGGCGCCTAAATATTTGGTCCCTGGTCTCAGTTTCAATGTTTGTCCTTGGATTGTTTTTTGCATTCATAG GCATTCCTGTAAATAAATCTCTCTACACCATCAGTTATATGCTAATTACTTCTGCATCTGCGGGAATGACATTTTGCGCATTATATTTGCTG ATAGATGTGTACCATTACCGGTGCATAACATTTGTGTTGGAGTGGATGGGCATACATTCTTTGAGTATTTTCATAATTGTAACTTCCAATATAGCTGTTATCGCGATTCAGGGATTCTACTGGACTGAGCCTGAGAATAATATT GTTAACTGGATCATAACACCTTTTGTGCACAAGTGA
- the LOC126785287 gene encoding probable methyltransferase PMT24 — MAMGKYSRVDGKKSLNCCSTTSLVVFVAFCLVGVWMLMSSVVPIQTQSLSTEENLTDKSSKQYEDSSGGLSETVTREEDSGSDSQSETTTENIQNVSQDESVSTSEEKQEDVVLKEVSEEKVESENENGDEGNQRENTSDEKTETDEEPKTEKENDQEASSGDGQSNSEAGSTEEAGGKTSENEQSELEGEKKSEGDESADEKKQEDEVPSHNDEEKVENNQDNNSEESDTSNNKETKKFSTSKTQSEYSWKLCNVTAGPDYIPCLDDLKTIRKLPSTMHYEHRERHCPEEAPTCLVSLPEGYRRRIQWPTSREKIWYHNVPHTKLAVVKGHQNWVKVTGEYLTFPGGGTQFKNGALHYIDFIQKSLPDIAWGKRSRVLLDVGCGVASFGGYLFDRDVLAMSFAPKDEHEAQVQFALERGIPAISAVMGTTRLPYPSSVFDVIHCARCRVPWHVEGGKLLLELNRVLRPGGYFVWSATPVYQKLPEDVGIWKAMSKLTKSICWDLVVIENDKLNQVAAAIYRKPSTNECYNERAQNEPPLCSESDDPNAAWKVPLEACIHKVPEDASDRGSQWPPQWPSRLEKPPYWLKSQLDVNGTSAPEDFLSDYKHWKNVVSKTYLTGMGIDWSSVRNVLDMRAVYGGFAAALKDLKVWVMNVVPPIDSRDTLAIIFERGLIGMYHDWCESFSTYPRTYDVVHADHLFSVLKKRCNLVAVIAEVDRILRPEGKLIVWDDAETLNEIESMAKSLQWDIRFTYSKDNKGLLCIQKTFWRPTEQETILSAIA, encoded by the exons ATGGCTATGGGGAAGTATTCCCGAGTTGACGGGAAAAAGTCACTGAATTGTTGCTCAACAACTAGTTTAGTTGTATTTGTTGCATTCTGTTTAGTTGGGGTTTGGATGTTAATGTCATCAGTTGTTCCGATTCAGACTCAAAGTTTATCAACTGAGGAGAATCTGACCGATAAAAGTTCTAAGCAATATGAAGACAGTTCTGGTGGATTATCAGAAACTGTAACAAGAGAGGAAGACAGTGGCAGTGACTCACAGAGTGAAACCACCACTGAAAATATTCAAAATGTTTCACAGGACGAGTCTGTGAGTACAAGTGAAGAAAAACAGGAAGATGTGGTTTTAAAAGAGGTCTCTGAGGAGAAGGTTGAGTCTGAAAATGAGAATGGTGACGAAGGAAATCAGCGAGAGAATACCTCTGATGAGAAAACTGAGACCGATGAGGAACCAAAGACAGAGAAAGAAAATGATCAGGAAGCTAGTTCTGGGGATGGGCAGTCAAACTCAGAAGCTGGATCAACAGAGGAAGCAGGTGGTAAAACGAGTGAAAATGAACAGTCAGAATTAGAGGGTGAAAAGAAATCGGAGGGAGATGAATCTGCCGATGAAAAGAAGCAGGAAGATGAAGTTCCTAGTCATAACGATGAGGAGAAAGTTGAGAACAATCAAGACAATAATTCAGAAGAAAGTGATACCAGTAATAACAAGGAAACAAAAAAGTTTTCAACATCTAAAACTCAGAGTGAGTATAGTTGGAAACTCTGTAATGTCACTGCAGGGCCTGACTACATCCCTTGTCTTGACGATTTGAAAACTATTAGAAAGCTTCCAAGTACAATGCACTATGAACATCGGGAGAGGCACTGCCCTGAGGAAGCTCCCACCTGCCTGGTTTCTCTACCAGAAGGATATAGACGGCGGATTCAGTGGCCAACAAGCAGGGAAAAG ATATGGTACCACAATGTTCCTCACACCAAGCTTGCAGTTGTTAAGGGGCACCAAAATTGGGTTAAAGTAACTGGCGAATACCTTACTTTCCCTGGTGGTGGAACTCAATTTAAGAATGGTGCTCTTCAttatattgattttattcaaaaa TCTCTTCCTGATATTGCATGGGGTAAAAGAAGCCGTGTGCTATTGGATGTAGGGTGTGGGGTTGCCAGCTTTGGAGGATATCTATTTGACAGAGATGTACTTGCGATGTCATTTGCTCCCAAGGATGAACATGAAGCCCAAGTTCAATTTGCGCTAGAGCGGGGTATCCCTGCCATATCAGCTGTGATGGGTACCACGAGGCTACCGTACCCAAGTTCTGTGTTTGACGTTATCCACTGTGCACGCTGTAGAGTTCCTTGGCATGTTGAAG GTGGTAAACTGCTCTTGGAGCTTAATCGTGTTTTGCGACCCGGTGGTTATTTTGTTTGGTCTGCTACCCCAGTTTACCAAAAGCTTCCTGAAGATGTCGGCATCTGGAAAG CTATGTCTAAACTAACTAAGTCAATTTGCTGGGATCTGGTGGTGATTGAAAACGACAAGCTAAATCAAGTCGCTGCTGCAATATATAGGAAACCATCTACCAATGAGTGCTACAATGAAAGAGCACAAAATGAGCCTCCCCTTTGCAGTGAATCTGATGATCCAAATGCTGCCTG GAAAGTTCCATTAGAGGCATGCATACACAAAGTGCCTGAGGATGCTTCAGATCGTGGGTCTCAATGGCCGCCGCAGTGGCCATCAAGGTTGGAGAAACCACCGTACTGGTTGAAGTCTCAGCTTGATGTTAATGGAACATCTGCCCCAGAGGATTTTCTTTCTGACTATAAGCATTGGAAGAATGTTGTGTCCAAGACATATTTGACTGGGATGGGAATTGATTGGTCTTCTGTAAGGAATGTCCTGGACATGAGAGCTGTCTATGGAGG GTTTGCTGCAGCATTGAAAGATTTGAAAGTATGGGTAATGAATGTAGTTCCGCCTATTGACTCTCGTGATACACTTGCAATAATCTTTGAGCGCGGATTAATCGGAATGTACCATGATTGGTGTGAGTCATTCAGTACATATCCTAGGACATATGATGTTGTCCATGCAGATCATCTATTCTCTGTCCTTAAGAAAAG ATGCAACTTAGTGGCGGTGATTGCGGAAGTTGACAGGATACTAAGGCCGGAAGGCAAACTAATCGTATGGGATGATGCTGAAACCCTGAATGAGATTGAGAGCATGGCCAAATCTCTGCAGTGGGACATCAGATTTACATACTCAAAAGACAACAAGGGTTTGCTCTGCATTCAGAAAACGTTTTGGCGTCCTACTGAGCAAGAAACAATTCTATCAGCCATTGCTTAG